Genomic window (Bacillus pumilus):
TTCGTTTTGTTTGTAATCGCTGCTTCGACTTCCTCTAGATTGGATGAATCAACAAATTTCACTGTGATGCCGAGCTTTTTGAGTGTATGGGCAAATAAATTATAAGTGCCTCCATAAAGGCTGCTAGAGGATACAATTTCGTCACCAGCTCCTGCAATGTTTAAAATAGAGTAGGTTGTCGCTGCTTGTCCAGATGAGACTGCAAGTGCTCCAATCCCACCTTCAAGCTCAGCAATCCGTTTTTCAAAAACGTCATTTGTAGGGTTCATAATACGAGAATATATATTTCCGGGCTCCTGCAGTCCGAATAAATTGGCTGCATGCTCACTATCTCTAAAACCGAAAGAACTTGTTTGGTAAATAGGTACAGCTCTTGAATAGGTGGCTGAATCTAGCTCCTGACCTGCGTGAATGGCTTTTGTTTCTAAACGGAATGGACGTTCTTCTGACATGTGTGTATCCTCCTTTTGTTAGATAAAACCAACTACTTTGATAAGAAATATTTAATAAGACTATAAATCTTGTTTCAAGCCTGGTCAATCATTTTTTAGATAAATCTGAAAAAATAATCAATAAAGTTCACAGGTCGTCATAATGTGTATCAACTTCAGCATACTGAAAATAGAAAAAGAATGGCTGTGAAAGCTCTATCACACAAGCATGGGTAAAGGAGCTTTTTCATTTCAATGAGGAAAAGTGTATATCTTCTAATAAAAAGAGAGATTATTTCATTAAACAAGGAGGAACGGATCTTTAGAATGGAGCAAAACATTCTAGTGTTGCTTGAAAAGAATATGTTCTTCATCCTTTCGTAAAATTCTATAAGCGATTCAACTCATTTCAAATACAAAGAATACAACACCAACTAGTGAAATGATGGGGGAAGGAAATGCTCTAAGTTACTTCTATATCAGAAGGAGATCGTCATAGGTTGGTTGCTACTTCAGAAGGGAAGGGCTTTTTTCCCAATGGGCTTTCTTGTATATACATATTTTAAGTGACAAGAGAAGAAGGAAAATATACTCACTCTTTTGTCGAAATTATCAGTAAATATTTCATAAAAGGTGTGACAACGACATATAATTAGGGCTTTTATATCTGATATTTCGGGGAAATTCTTTCTATCTCACAAAAAAGAAAGAAGATAGCAAAAAGATGATAAATATGAACTATTTAAAAAAAAGAAGAAAACAGAGGATTTGATTGACATTAAATGGGTGTTGTAGTTCTTATTGAGTGACAAAATATAGTAAATAAGAGAGGGTAAATACACTTAAAAGTGAATAATTGAATAAAAAGTCACATTTTATCCGAAAGTATGTTCGGTCTAAAATGGGATCTTCTGTTGATGTTTGGAGTGTGACGCCTATGATACGATCATCATAAGCTGGGAGGTGAAAAGTATGACTTATGCAGCGCCGCAAGTTGACTATTCCACTATGGAACCTGCTATTATGGACCAAGCTTGGTTCTTAGTATTTGTTGCTGTACTTCTTGGATTGGGAGCAACAGTCGTTCTAGGAGCAGCAGTTTGGTGTTTAGCAAACGGCAAGGGTAGCTTTACAGGAGCCGTTCAGTGGGAAAGTGGCTTAAAAGTCCAAATTGAATGTAAGTAGCTATACTTAGGATTCATCTTTTTACTTCTATGAAATGACACCAGGGCTAAACCGTCTGTGGCGGGCGGTTTAGCCTGATCTGTTTTTAAAGAATATGCAGACACTTGGAGGTTATATGTTTACGATCGAGAAATTAACCAAGACGTATAAAAATAATGTGACTGCTGTCAAAGATTTTCATTTACAGATCGACCCTCATCAAATCGTTGCTGTTGCTGGACCGAATGGTTCCGGTAAAACAACGATGATTAACTGTATACTCGGCATCATTAAGCATACAGAAGGAACGATTCTTTTGCAGGACGTCACAAATGACGAACCATCCTTTAAAAAACAAGTAGCCTATGTTCCAGATGATCTGCTGCTCCCTGAAGCATTGACTGGTGCGGAATATTTAGATTTTGTTTCTTCTATGTATGAATGTAAAACAATTCATAGAAGAAATCAACTAATTGAACTGTTTGATATGGACTCGGCTTTATCAAGACCGATCGAAACCTATTCACATGGGATGAAAAAAAAGACACAGCTGATTGCTGCCTTTATGCTTGATAGTCACTTGGTGATCATGGATGAGCCCTTTAGAGGACTTGATATTGAAGCGGTTATAAACACAAAGAAACTGATGAAGCGTTATGCTGAGCACCATGGTGCGATCTTGCTTTCAACGCATGATATGCTTTCAGCGGAAGAGCTGTGCCACAAAATCGCCATTATTTCTAAAGGAAATAAAATGGATGAAGGGACGGTCTCTGACTTAAAGGAAAAGTATCTATCAAGCACACTGGAACAGGTGTTTCTGAAAGCTTCAATGTTAAGTGATAGGGGTGCACATTTTGATGAAATCATTAATCATTTCTAAAATGATGCTTAAAATGTGGCAGCAGGAGATGTATAAGCTCTTTGATACTCAGACAAAGCGGATCATTGTGATCTTATTCTTTTTATTTGCCGTCACAATGGGAGCCATCATTGGATACAGTTTTACGGGTGTCTTTATGAAGGCTTTCTTAAATGGAGATGAACGTTCACTTGGATTACTCGTTGTGTCAATGGCGATCAATGCATCCATTTTTACAAGTTTGTTATTTGTTTTGATCAAGGTCAGAACGCCTGAACAAGACCGATTTTCTATGCAGCTCAGCTGGTTTCCGCTTTCTACCTTTCAGAAAAGTCTTGGATACTTTATTCCGATGGTGACAGTGGTAGCAGGGCTTGTTTTATTTTTTATCGGTATCCTACTTTTACCTAACTTTATTGCCCAGGGAATAGGTATTTTCTTTATCTTTACTTTCTTTTTAATGGTGATTTTGCAATCACTTTTTGTCTTAATGCTGCTGCAGCTCATTTATAACATGACCTATTTGCTCGTTCTAAAATTAAGATTACCGTTGCAAAAATTTGCAGCGATCTTTGTTTTATTGGTACTGGTTGTGGCGTATGGATTGACGCATTTTGATATTAGCCAAATTCAGCAATCATATCTTCAGTTTGATTATCATTTGATGTATTTTACAGCACCATTTTTTCTAGCGGCACAAGGGATGTCTCCAGAAGGGGTAAACTATGCCATTTTGATTCTGTTCATCCTTTTATCAACGGGCGGCGCATTTCTTTCTCTTGCGATGATGCCGATTATGGCGGAGAAAAAAGCGTTAACCTTTCTCAACAAGCTGCCGTTCTCTTCTTCAAAAAAATGGTCACTTATTGTAAAGGAAATCAAATCACAGGTGCGAAATGAAGAAAACATTTTAAACTTTCTCATCCTTCTCATTGTGATCCTATTCGTCCGTTATCAGTTTGGATTCCGGTTTGAGGAGGAAGCATTTTTTGTTCTATGTGCTCTTGCTGGATTAACAGCCTTCAACTCATTCGGCAATGATAAACGCATGCTAGGGATGTATAAAACATTTGGGCTAAGATCGTGGGAAGTGGCTCTCTATAAGTTTGTCGGTCTTTTGCTTGTTGGTGTCCTGCAAATTGCATTATTCATGCTGACAACTCTGACGCTTCCTGATCAAATTTGGCATGTATTGATTGGAGCCGCTGTCTTATGCAATGCCACTGCGCTCTTTTATGTAGTAGGTATTTTACTTCCTCTTGATCGGAACAATCCATACACAGGCATTTTTTCATTTGGAGCACTTATTTTACTCATGATTCCAATTGTTTTTATTGGAAACTATGTCATTGGGGAGTCGAGTCAAACGCTTCAGTGGCTGCTTGTCGCTGCTTTTGAAGGTCTGCTCATCTTTGCCATATACAAAGGTTTTTCATGGAGGTATTCACATGATTCAACTTCTTAACAATAAGCTAAAGATTGAGCGGGTACCGGCACTAGCACCATATGTGACCTTACAAAAGAGGCATCTCACGGATACGCAGTATGGAAGCACACTCCCGATCAACGAAAGTGCCTATCAGATGTTAACGAAAGTGGATGGCAAGAGGACAGAAGCGAGTATTACAGCAGAGCTCGCCGATTTGTTTCAGGTCGATGAGTCTGTGATTTCTCGTGACTTTTATCAACTGATGATGGGGCTGAATCAGCATCACTTGCTGGCTATTCATTATCAATCACCATATCGGATTGTGACAGCCTGTTGTCAATTTTTTAAACAGTATCAAGTGAAAATGAAGGAACGATTTGATTGCACTGGTCACTCGTTCCTTCATATTTTGGGGACGGCTTTGCTCATGGTGACGCGTAAAATCATCTTTTTCTGGATGCTTTTCATGGTCATGGCAGGGATCGCTTTTTTATTCATTCCTGACCCGTCAATTGCAGCCATTGCGATTTATTTTACGATTATATATGTTGGGTTGATTACTGGGACCGCCTTGCATGAGGCTGCACACGGCTATGCGCATCGAAAATTTGCTGGACGAGATGGTCCACAAGGCTTTTTTGCGAGTGATATGATGTCTGTGAAATTTGTAAGACCGGTATTAGATCCGTTTCAGAAGAAGCATGTATGGATTACGCTGATTGGGCCGCTTCTCCCTGGTGTGATCGGGGCAGCCGGCATCATTGTGACCGTATTATGTCTGAAAGAAAATCCAATCTCGACAGGCTTCTTTATTTTTTCAATCACGTATTTTATTCAATTACTCTATCTTCTTCCGTTTATGGGGGATGGTAAATCCATTATGAAGCAGCTATTGCTTGGAGGAATGGGGGGACAACGATCATGAACGTACAGGCGATGAAACAAGGCGCTATTGTTGGTGGTTTTCTAGGGTTTTTAGGCTTTCCAATGCTGACAATTGGTGTATTGTTCTATCATTTATTTCAATCAAAAACGAATGATGCCTTATTATTTAATAGTCTCGCTTTTGAGATGGAAGGTTCATCCGCATTTACTTTTCAGATCAAGCCAAATTTTTTCATCTATATGATAGTAATTTTTGCTGCGAGTTTTCTGATTGTGGCTTTCTTATCAGCAATGAAGCAGAAAAAAGCGAAAGGTTAGGAGAATTCTCCTAATCTTTTTTGTATGGTCAACCAAATTTTAGTATAATAGATAATAAAAAACATCAAAGGGGATCACAATGTTAAAAAAATGGAGCATTCTTTTATTCGCTGTTTTTCTATTAGCAGGATGCGGTGAGAAGGCCGAAGAAACCACAACAACCGAGAAGACGGTTTCGACAATAAAAACAGAATCGGCAGCCAAGAACCAAGTAACCATCGAACAAATGAAGCTGACAAAAAAAGAAAAAAACTTACTCGAAGCATCGACCACTAACGAAATGGTGGCTCTGACACTAAAGGGATTAACGAAGAAGGATAAGAGTATTACGTTTATCGGGAGTCATTACAAAAATGGCCGGTTAGTCAATCAGGAAGCATCATCTGCAACTTTTACTTTACATCAGGATGGAACCGACCAAACGATGAATGTGCTTCTGCAATTACATCATGAGCAAGGTACTTATGAATCACAATTTAGTATTTGGTCAGATAAAAAGAATAATGGGATGACAAAAGCGACATCAAGCTTCCCTTTCAAAGTAAGTGATTATGTATTCTCTGTACAGTCTGATACAGTTAGAGTCTCTTCTGGAGGCAAGGCGCTGATTGCGTATACAGCGGATATGGGGAAAGATGGAAATGCTCCAATGCTTGAAAAGATTGAGAAAAACCCTAAGCAAGCGCTGAAGAATAAATCTCATGCTTATTTATTTTATATCCAACTAGATTAATAACTATCGTAATATAAACAGAGAATATGAAGTTTTTTGACGAAAAATCTTCATATTCTCTTGACGAATTGTTTAGAAAGTTGTAACATAATAAAAGTCAATGCGATGACGTTGCTTTAAAAAATTGATGCGGGTGTAGTTTAGTGGTAAAACCTCAGCCTTCCAAGCTGATGTCGTGAGTTCGATTCTCATCACCCGCTCCAATACATAATTTTGTTTATAACGCAGTATTTCGTTTCATAGATAAACGAAGTGTTGCGTTTTTTATTATGTCAGTATAATGTGAAAAAGCACTGTCAGGCTACAGTGCTTTTTCAATGAGTTCATATTGGCTTTCTCCGCCATGTATTTGTACAAACATCTTGGTCAAGGATTGGATTAATGCTTCACTCTTTTCCCGGGAAATAGATGGTGGAAACAGGATGATTTGCAAAATGTTTTTTGTGTCTTGAGAGATTTGTGCGCTACTTGCTTGAGAAAATAATCCCTTCAATCCCGCATCGTCCTGCCATTCAATATGACCAGCCTCATCTTTTTCAAGTGAAAGCGGCTCTTTTATACGGTCAGCATCAAATGTCAGAATGGGCAAGAAATATTTTAAAGAGAAAAAGATCGACAAATCCTGTACGGAATTGGTCGAGTCAATAAATTGTTCCTTTTGGATATCAGCAAGAATCGGAAGGAAAGGAACGTCTGTTAAAAGGTCCGTCCATTCTTTGATCGCTGGTACTTCCTTTAATACTTTATCTTCGTATTCAAAGAATAAAGATTCTTGAAACAGGCGTAGTCGGCCTTTTAACATTTGAGGAGAGGTACCAACCTCAATATGCGAATATTCAATCTGTCCAACATGGATAGACGGGTTTTGTGGATGAGAAATTTCCATATGTATCTTCACAGTGACTCACTCCAATCGGTCATGATACACTCGTATTATACTGAAAACAACAGAAGAAACAAAGAAAGGAGGTCTGCAAGGTGATTCATGTTGGAGAATTAAAAGAAGAATTGATTCAATATGCGAAAGAAATTGGTGTCGATAAAATTCGATTTGCAAGTGCTGATACATTTGATTCATTAAAGGACCGCCTCATCTTACATGAATCGTTAGGGTATTTGTCAGGTTTTGAAGAGCCTGATATTGAAAAGCGAACAAACCCTTCTTTGCTGCTTCCGAAGGCTAAATCAATTGTTGCGATAGCGCTCGCGTATCCTTCCAAAATGAAAGATGCTCCTCGAAGTACAAAGGATGAAAGAAGAGGAATCTTTTGCCGGGCATCTTGGGGAACGGACTATCATGTTGTGCTGAAAAAAAAGCTCGATATGCTCGAAGAATTTTTGCGAAGCAAACATGTCGATATACGGACAAAATCAATGGTGGACACAGGGGAACTGTCTGATCGCGCGGTAGCGGAACGCGCTGGCATAGGTTTTAGTGCAAAGAACTGTATGATTATCACACCAGAGTTTGGATCTTATGTGTATTTAGCAGAAATGATCACAAATGTCCCCTTTGAACCGGATGAGAAAATTGAAGACCAGTGCGGGACGTGTAATAAATGTGTAGATTCGTGTCCAACTGGTGCACTTGTGAATCCTGGACAACTGAATTCCCAGCGATGTATTTCCTTTTTAACGCAGACTAAAGGGTTTTTGCCTGACGAATTTCGTTCGAAAATAGGCAATCGCTTATATGGGTGTGATACGTGCCAAATCGTCTGTCCGATCAATAAAGGAAAGGATTTTCATTTGCACCCTGAAATGGAGCCGGATCCTGAAATTGCGAAGCCACTCTTAAAGCCGCTTCTTACAATCAGCAATCGTGAATTTAAGGAAAAATACGGTCACGTTTCAGGTTCATGGCGGGGAAAAAAGCCGATTCAGCGAAATGCGATTTTGGCACTCGCTCACTTTAAAGATACATCTGCTTTACCTGTGTTAATTGAGTTAATGCACAAAGATCCACGTCCTGTTATTCGAGGCACGGCTGCTTGGGCGATTGGGAAAATGGGCGACGAACAGCAGCTCCCAGAGCTTGAAAAAGCCCTTGAGCGTGAAAGTGATGAGGAAGCGAAACAAGAAATTGTCAAAGGGATTGATTTCTTACAGACACCTTTAAATACTAAATAACATCCCTGTGAACATAGAATAAACCAAACAGAGATTTTAAAAAAAGTTTGGTGGTGTCTGTGTGAAACAATTATTAGAGCAAACATTAGAAGACAGGCTTGAGTATTTATTAAATGGGAACGTCATAAAACAGCCGCAGCTCTTGTCTGATGTGGAAGCAGTCGAACGGAAAAAAGAGCTTTTTGCTAGAAGACAGGTGGAGATTGTTAAGGCGAAAGCTAAAACAAAGCTCCTTAATTCATCGATTCAGGATGATGGGGCTCAGCATGTGCAGTACCTTGCTCATGTCACTTACGTATGCAAGGACGTTGACGATTCTTTTTATTTAGAGGAACAAGTAGAAAAAAGAGAAGCGTTCCTTTATAACGACATGCTTGTGAAAGATCGGGTGATGCTAGAAAAGCGGCAAATAGAAGAGCTGGTGGATGAGCGCCTTCAAACTGAGGAACAGTTCGGGAGAGCCTTTCACTATGACCGGCGAGCAGCTGTGCAATATGCGGAGACGTATTGGAATAAACGAAATCCAGCTTATAAAAATTTTGAAGATAACTGCACAAATTTTATCTCACAATGCTTGAAAGCAGGGAATGCGCCAACGAGAGGGTATCCGAACCGTGGGTCTGGCTGGTGGGTGCGTCCGCATACGTGGAGCTATAGCTGGACGGTGGCTCATTCGATGAAAAATTATTTAGCGAATTCGAAAGCAGGTTTAAGAGCAAAGAAACTGAAAGAAGCACAGGAGCTCCAAATCGGTGATGTCATTTGCTACGATTTTGAGGGGGATGGCAGGTATAATCATACAACCATTGTCGTCGACCATGATAAAGGCGGAATGCCTCTTGTGAATGCTCAGACATATGACTGCCGCATGCGATATTGGTCATATGAGGATTCGACTGCCTATACACCTGCTATCCGTTATATGTTTTTTCACATTTTGGACGATGCCGCGAAGGATAGTTAATGGTATAATGTTGAGCGGAAAAGAAAATTAGAGGTGAACTTTTTTGGGACTTCATGTCGTTTTATATCAACCAGAGATTCCAGCTAATACTGGAAATATTGCGCGTACATGTGCAGCAACAAATACAACTCTTCATCTGATTCGTCCGCTCGGTTTTTCGACAGATGACAAAATGCTGAAGCGTGCAGGACTTGATTATTGGAAATATGCCAATGTCGTCTATCATGATTCGCTTGATGAATTGTTTGAGGCACATCCGAAGGGACAATTCTTCTATATCACAAAATTCGGCCAAAAGCCGCATACAACATTTGATTACTCTCAAGTAGATGAAGATTACTTCTTCGTTTTTGGCAGAGAGACAAGTGGACTGCCAAAAGATTTGATTGAACGAAATATGGACCGCTGTCTCCGTTTACCGATGACAGAGCATGTTCGTTCCCTGAATCTATCGAATACAGCAGCGATTCTTGTGTATGAGGCACTTCGCCAGCAGCAATATCGAAATCTGATATAAGGTCATAATGAAAGCCGGGATACCTATCTCGGCTTTTTTATATGAGATAAGAAACAAAAAGAACTCTTTTTGAATAGACATACAAGAGTGACATTCTAGGGGACAAATCATGTTGGTTATACCGGGTGTATGAAGACAGAAATTCAAACATTGGTACTGTGAATGGTTGGAAGTTACTTGCGGTGGTTGCAGTGACTGATGATATTTACAGAAAAGATATACGTGCAAACTTCTCTACTCGTTTTACAGATATCACATGAGATCATCAAGCAGTAACGGTGATACAGTCGAGATGGAAGTGAAGAAAACAACAATTTAAACGCAAAAGGATGTTCCATTAGCGGAACATCCTTTTTTTCATTTACCAGGCTTGCCTTCGTAGCCAGCTGTGAAAATGGATACTAAAAACGTAATGATGACGCCCATCATAATGACCGTTCTCATATAAGCTCCCCCTTATCCCTTTGTTCCTTTCGCTGCCTGTTTCATATGATGTGAAGTTCGCCTTGAAAAGCAGAAGAAGTCGTTCAGTTTTCTCCTGTTTTTCCTTTATTATGAAGGGTCTTGCGGATGGTTGTCAATTCAGTTTGCCAATTCGTCATTTTGAAGAACGAAAGCATGTAATAGGACGCCTTCGCATAGATTGTAAAACAGTATCTGATTACTAGCTTCAATCTTGAAAGAGGAGGTTCATATGGATATTTTAAAGAAAATTGAACAGCACAGAGAAGAAGAGCAGCGTCTCAAATGGGAGGGCACATTCAGCGATTATTTAGACATTATTAAAGCAAATCCACTTGTCGCTCAATCTGCTCATTCTCGCGTTTATCATATGATTAAGGACAGCGGGGTTGAAGAGGAGAATGGGGTCAGAACCTACAAATTTTTTGATCAGGAGCTTTTTGGGCTAGAGGAATCATTGGAACGGTTAGTGGAGGAATATTTTCATCCTGCTGCCAAACGGCTCGATGTGAGGAAGCGTATTTTGTTATTAATGGGACCAGTAAGCGGAGGGAAATCTACGCTTGTCACTAGACTGAAAAGAGGACTAGAAGAATATTCACTGACAGATCATGGCGCAGTTTATGCGATCAAAGGCTGCCCTATGCATGAAGACCCGCTTCATCTCATTCCGCAAAATCTGCGGGAGGATTTTTATAGAGAATATGGTATTCGTGTGCAGGGGAATTTGTCGCCTCTGAATATGATGAGGCTTGAAGAGGAGTACGGCGGCCGAATTGAGGATGTAAGGGTAGAGCGGATCTTTTTCTCAGAGGATAAACGAACCGGTATTGGAACCTTTAGTCCATCTGATCCGAAATCTCAGGATATTGCCGATTTAACAGGCAGCATTGATTTTTCAACGATTGCTGAATTTGGATCAGAGTCAGACCCGCGTGCCTACCGCTTTGATGGAGAACTTAATAAAGCAAACCGAGGGATGATGGAGTTTCAAGAGATGTTAAAGTGTGATGAGAAATTCCTATGGCATCTTCTTTCATTAACGCAAGAAGGAAATTTTAAAGCTGGTCGTTTTGCCTTGATTAGTGCAGATGAATTGATCGTTGCTCATACGAATGAAACCGAGTACCGGTCGTTTATTTCAAATAAAAAGAACGAGGCGCTGCATTCAAGAATTATTGTGATGCCGATTCCTTATAACTTGAAGGTGACGGAGGAAGAGCGTATTTATCATAAAATGATTTCAGAAAGTGATGTCGCAGATGTGCATATTGCCCCGCATACGCTGAAGGTGGCAGCGATGTTCTCCATTTTAACTAGACTCAAAGAGCCGAAGCGTTCTGATATTGATTTGGTGAAAAAAATGCGTCTATATGACGGAGAAAGTGTCGAAGGCTTTCAATCTGCTGATATTGATGAGATGAAAAAGGAATTTCATGATGAAGGGATGAGCGGAATTGATCCACGGTATGTGATTAACCGCATTTCCTCCACTATTATTCGAAAGAATATGGAATCGATCAATGCGCTGGATGTCCTTCGATCGTTAAAAGAAGGGCTTGATCAGCATCCGTCGATCTCCAGCGAGGACCGGGATCGTTATTTGAATTTTATTTCTGTCGCGCGAAAAGAATACGATGATATTGCGAAGAAGGAAGTTCAAAAGGCATTTGTGTATTCATATGAGGAGTCTGCGAAAACGCTCATGGATAATTACTTAGATAATGTCGAGGCATACTGCAACAAAAATAAATTGCGAGATCCGTTAACCGGTGAAGAAATGAATCCTGATGAAAAACTCATGCGTTCAATTGAGGAGCAGATTGGGATTTCTGAAAATGCTAAAAAGGCATTTAGAGAGGAAATTTTGATTCGCATTTCGGCTTATGCAAGGAAGGGGAAGCGCTTTGATTATAATTCTCATGAGAGATTACGGGAGGCGATTCAGAAGAAGCTGTTTGCTGACCTAAAAGATGTAGTGAAAATTACGACATCGACGAAAACACCGGATGAACAGCAGTTGAAGAAGGTGAATGAGGTAGTGGCTAGATTAATTGATGAACATGGCTATAATTCAACAAGTGCAAATGAACTTTTAAAATATGTAGGCAGTCTTCTGAATCGTTAATAAATGAAGGAGGCATTATTGGCGCACATGCACCAGTAATGTCTTTTTTAGAAATGAGCGTCAACTCGGGTGACGAGCAGCATAGGATAAAGGAATCGATGGTTAGAAGAATTGTGCGAATAGGTGAGGAGGGGGATGGATGTCCCGGCAAGAAAAAAGTCAGTTTATTGTGTCTCAGG
Coding sequences:
- a CDS encoding PqqD family protein — encoded protein: MIQLLNNKLKIERVPALAPYVTLQKRHLTDTQYGSTLPINESAYQMLTKVDGKRTEASITAELADLFQVDESVISRDFYQLMMGLNQHHLLAIHYQSPYRIVTACCQFFKQYQVKMKERFDCTGHSFLHILGTALLMVTRKIIFFWMLFMVMAGIAFLFIPDPSIAAIAIYFTIIYVGLITGTALHEAAHGYAHRKFAGRDGPQGFFASDMMSVKFVRPVLDPFQKKHVWITLIGPLLPGVIGAAGIIVTVLCLKENPISTGFFIFSITYFIQLLYLLPFMGDGKSIMKQLLLGGMGGQRS
- a CDS encoding amidase domain-containing protein — its product is MKQLLEQTLEDRLEYLLNGNVIKQPQLLSDVEAVERKKELFARRQVEIVKAKAKTKLLNSSIQDDGAQHVQYLAHVTYVCKDVDDSFYLEEQVEKREAFLYNDMLVKDRVMLEKRQIEELVDERLQTEEQFGRAFHYDRRAAVQYAETYWNKRNPAYKNFEDNCTNFISQCLKAGNAPTRGYPNRGSGWWVRPHTWSYSWTVAHSMKNYLANSKAGLRAKKLKEAQELQIGDVICYDFEGDGRYNHTTIVVDHDKGGMPLVNAQTYDCRMRYWSYEDSTAYTPAIRYMFFHILDDAAKDS
- the trmL gene encoding tRNA (uridine(34)/cytosine(34)/5-carboxymethylaminomethyluridine(34)-2'-O)-methyltransferase TrmL; translation: MGLHVVLYQPEIPANTGNIARTCAATNTTLHLIRPLGFSTDDKMLKRAGLDYWKYANVVYHDSLDELFEAHPKGQFFYITKFGQKPHTTFDYSQVDEDYFFVFGRETSGLPKDLIERNMDRCLRLPMTEHVRSLNLSNTAAILVYEALRQQQYRNLI
- a CDS encoding ABC transporter ATP-binding protein, translated to MFTIEKLTKTYKNNVTAVKDFHLQIDPHQIVAVAGPNGSGKTTMINCILGIIKHTEGTILLQDVTNDEPSFKKQVAYVPDDLLLPEALTGAEYLDFVSSMYECKTIHRRNQLIELFDMDSALSRPIETYSHGMKKKTQLIAAFMLDSHLVIMDEPFRGLDIEAVINTKKLMKRYAEHHGAILLSTHDMLSAEELCHKIAIISKGNKMDEGTVSDLKEKYLSSTLEQVFLKASMLSDRGAHFDEIINHF
- the queG gene encoding tRNA epoxyqueuosine(34) reductase QueG encodes the protein MHVGELKEELIQYAKEIGVDKIRFASADTFDSLKDRLILHESLGYLSGFEEPDIEKRTNPSLLLPKAKSIVAIALAYPSKMKDAPRSTKDERRGIFCRASWGTDYHVVLKKKLDMLEEFLRSKHVDIRTKSMVDTGELSDRAVAERAGIGFSAKNCMIITPEFGSYVYLAEMITNVPFEPDEKIEDQCGTCNKCVDSCPTGALVNPGQLNSQRCISFLTQTKGFLPDEFRSKIGNRLYGCDTCQIVCPINKGKDFHLHPEMEPDPEIAKPLLKPLLTISNREFKEKYGHVSGSWRGKKPIQRNAILALAHFKDTSALPVLIELMHKDPRPVIRGTAAWAIGKMGDEQQLPELEKALERESDEEAKQEIVKGIDFLQTPLNTK
- a CDS encoding PrkA family serine protein kinase, with amino-acid sequence MDILKKIEQHREEEQRLKWEGTFSDYLDIIKANPLVAQSAHSRVYHMIKDSGVEEENGVRTYKFFDQELFGLEESLERLVEEYFHPAAKRLDVRKRILLLMGPVSGGKSTLVTRLKRGLEEYSLTDHGAVYAIKGCPMHEDPLHLIPQNLREDFYREYGIRVQGNLSPLNMMRLEEEYGGRIEDVRVERIFFSEDKRTGIGTFSPSDPKSQDIADLTGSIDFSTIAEFGSESDPRAYRFDGELNKANRGMMEFQEMLKCDEKFLWHLLSLTQEGNFKAGRFALISADELIVAHTNETEYRSFISNKKNEALHSRIIVMPIPYNLKVTEEERIYHKMISESDVADVHIAPHTLKVAAMFSILTRLKEPKRSDIDLVKKMRLYDGESVEGFQSADIDEMKKEFHDEGMSGIDPRYVINRISSTIIRKNMESINALDVLRSLKEGLDQHPSISSEDRDRYLNFISVARKEYDDIAKKEVQKAFVYSYEESAKTLMDNYLDNVEAYCNKNKLRDPLTGEEMNPDEKLMRSIEEQIGISENAKKAFREEILIRISAYARKGKRFDYNSHERLREAIQKKLFADLKDVVKITTSTKTPDEQQLKKVNEVVARLIDEHGYNSTSANELLKYVGSLLNR